A genomic stretch from Phocoena phocoena chromosome 9, mPhoPho1.1, whole genome shotgun sequence includes:
- the LOC136127801 gene encoding trypsin-like → MTTFIFLALMGVAVALPTDDDDKIVGGYTCEAHSVPYQVSLNSGYHFCGGSLISDQWVVSAAHCYKSRMKVGLGAHNIEVLEGNEQFIKAAKIIVHPKYNRKTLDNDIMLIKLDPPATLNNQVAAIPLPTRCAAVGTQCLISGWGNTKSSGSSFPELLQCLEAPILPDRVCRTAYTKQITRNMMCLGFLEGGKDSCQGDSGGPVVCNGQLQGIVSWGYGCALKGKPGVYTKVCNYLSWIQKTIADN, encoded by the exons ATGACGACCTTCATCTTTCTTGCTCTCATGGGAGTCGCTG TTGCTCTCCCCACTGACGATGACGACAAGATTGTCGGGGGCTACACCTGTGAAGCGCATTCTGTCCCCTACCAGGTGTCCCTGAACTCCGGCTACCACTTCTGCGGGGGCTCCCTCATCAGTGACCAGTGGGTGGTGTCCGCGGCTCACTGCTACAAGTC CCGAATGAAGGTGGGCCTGGGAGCACACAACATTGAGGTCCTTGAGGGCAATGAGCAATTCATCAAAGCAGCCAAGATCATCGTCCATCCCAAGTACAACAGAAAGACCTTGGATAATGACATCATGCTGATTAAACTGGACCCACCTGCCACTCTCAACAATCAAGTAGCCGCTATCCCTCTGCCAACACGTTGTGCAGCTGTTGGTACCCAGTGTCTCATCTCTGGCTGGGGCAACACCAAGAGCAGTGGCT CCAGCTTCCCTGAGCTCCTGCAGTGTCTGGAAGCTCCCATCCTGCCTGACAGAGTTTGCCGCACTGCCTATACCAAACAGATCACCAGAAACATGATGTGCCTGGGCTTCCTGGAGGGCGGAAAGGACTCTTGCCAG GGTGACTCTGGTGGCCCTGTGGTCTGCAATGGACAGCTCCAGGGCATTGTCTCCTGGGGCTATGGCTGCGCTCTGAAAGGTAAACCTGGTGTCTACACTAAGGTCTGCAACTACCTGAGCTGGATTCAGAAGACTATCGCTGACAACTAA